A genomic stretch from Festucalex cinctus isolate MCC-2025b chromosome 13, RoL_Fcin_1.0, whole genome shotgun sequence includes:
- the LOC144033662 gene encoding uncharacterized protein LOC144033662, which translates to MVIVECCVPSCAFSTADVSEALAIALLANHGFVHQNPPAQATAQAPTFQGPKLARPTVDIGVSIEEWNVFTRRWEVFRAGSGIGDAQAPFQLFQCAGPNLGDSLLKADPDAASRPLPDLIAAMRSLAVIPVATCVLRTELLQLHQERDETFRAFAARVRGKAETCAYATVCECGRDVDFTDHIIRDVLINGIYDSDIRRATLGISDVLRKPVNDVIALVESREMARDASPSPTLSAMSSFRSQKRDPRMDAAPPPAGRTRQATCPDCKSLFRVFTEGPRGWNTKPHQVCVECYRARRHKKRQLPQMTESHQAAMESEPISMVSSIQSRAGPARCRRARRRASTTHSDVHKPAPIRLEHHIFTKGEWRRAKLRDHPRVSVAISIDRPVGQGGGDGSRGPVKPVNVSAIADTGAQSDLWSLEGFLACGFSRDDLYPVCLGLSAANRSPINIVGAFFAELSTVPGRGDVAVTSCRCMMYVSNSVRAMYLSYDTLLNLGLLPVGFPSGDNLVGTSGVQGPVAPDATVTLPPFNAIRSINGGCKGPYGPRDTHCFCPQRTAPPPRPTELPFPCTPENNGRMKAWLLNRYASSTFNTCPHRPLPCMDGPPIEIHVDPAATPKACHTAATIPLHWQQQVYDDLLRDEALGVIERVPYGDPVTWCHRMVVTRKHDGSPRRTVDLSPLNKFCQRETFATESPFRLARRIPKGTWKSVTDAWNGYHSVPLRESDRHLTTFITPFGRWRYTRAPQGFLSSGDGYNRRFDAVLSDFERKERCVDDTVHYDTDLEQHWWRTIDFLARVGRSGIVLNADKFQFAEKCVDFAGFRVSDASIEPLPKYLDAIRDFPSPVSTTDIRSWFGLVNQVANYAQLRDTMAPFKQFLSPRCKFSWSSELEEAFQASKLSIIGAIREGVEIYDMRKRTCLRPDWSRCGIGYFLLQQHCDCASGVPDCCSGGWKITLAGSRFLSSAEQRYAAIEGEALAVAWGLEQTKYFTQGCDNLVVVTDHKPLVKIFGDRTLDEITNSRLFRLKQRTLPWRFDIVHLPGKSNHAADAASRHPSLSGPVDEPPVKLCSVPDVVESALMASIRVDAQDLGAISWSLLAQETAADACFARVLHLIENEGRIDASDPALAGLSPVCESIYAQDGVLLYHDRVVVPPSLRGRVLQYLHAAHQGVSAMEQRARAIVYWPGMAKEIHATRYGCADCNRNAPSQAATPPLPSSPPSTPFEAVFADFFDYGGRHYLVVGDRLSGWVEVLSSTAGTDLGGSAGLVRHLRSFFATFGVPEELSSDGGPEFMSSHTENFFRLWCIRHRVSSVGFPQSNGRAEVAVKTAKRLLVSNTGPTGTLDNDRFLRAMLQLRNTPDPDCNLSPAQIIFGRPLRDSLSFINRLEKFSSPHIRPLWRQAWAAKEDALRTRLSRTTESLRAHSRPLRPLALGETVFIQNQMGPSPHKWDRSGVVVESLGHDQYRVKVDGSGRLTLRNRRFLRAFTPAAPCIGQPPSGSLPLPLAQVLVPPSVLTGPVVSRVNPRLPNDVPRDSASDVDVPAPSDGPPVGLVARGVPVAVDAAPAATTPPSRSPPLLPPTPHPCRVRRPPRRYEPESGRWIRG; encoded by the coding sequence ATGGTCATCGTTGAATGCTGCGTCCCTAGCTGCGCTTTCAGCACTGCCGATGTGTCTGAGGCCCTCGCCATTGCTCTGTTGGCGAACCATGGCTTTGTGCATCAGAACCCACCTGCCCAGGCGACAGCTCAGGCGCCTACTTTCCAAGGCCCGAAACTTGCCCGACCCACAGTAGACATTGGTGTATCCATAGAGGAATGGAACGTGTTCACTCGTCGCTGGGAAGTCTTCCGCGCTGGCTCGGGCATAGGAGATGCACAGGCCCCTTTCCAACTGTTTCAGTGTGCCGGGCCCAACTTAGGTGACAGCCTATTGAAAGCCGATCCCGATGCTGCTTCCAGGCCTTTGCCAGATCTCATCGCTGCCATGCGCTCACTTGCTGTCATCCCGGTGGCTACTTGTGTGCTACGTACCGAGCTGCTTCAGTTGCACCAGGAACGTGATGAAACGTTCCGAGCCTTTGCTGCCAGAGTGAGGGGGAAAGCGGAGACATGCGCCTACGCTACAGTGTGTGAGTGTGGGAGGGATGTGGACTTTACTGACCACATCATCCGCGATGTTTTGATCAATGGCATCTATGACTCGGACATACGCCGTGCCACTCTGGGCATATCTGATGTCCTGCGTAAGCCGGTGAATGATGTGATTGCACTAGTCGAAAGCAGAGAAATGGCTCGTGATGCTTCCCCGTCTCCCACCCTCTCAGCAATGTCGTCATTTCGCAGCCAGAAGAGAGATCCACGTATGGATGCTGCCCCGCCCCCAGCAGGCAGGACCAGGCAGGCGACGTGCCCTGACTGTAAAAGCCTATTTCGGGTTTTCACTGAAGGGCCTCGGGGGTGGAACACCAAGCCCCACCAGGTCTGCGTTGAGTGCTATCGGGCCCGACGACACAAAAAGCGGCAGCTGCCGCAGATGACTGAGAGTCATCAGGCCGCCATGGAATCTGAACCAATCTCTATGGTTTCATCGATTCAGTCCAGAGCCGGACCCGCGCGATGTCGTAGGGCCCGACGCCGTGCTTCAACTACACACAGTGATGTCCACAAACCCGCACCTATCAGACTCGAGCACCACATCTTTACTAAAGGTGAATGGAGGCGCGCCAAGCTACGGGACCACCCCCGCGTGTCCGTCGCCATCTCGATCGACAGGCCAGTTGGACAGGGAGGCGGCGACGGGAGCCGGGGCCCGGTCAAACCAGTAAACGTATCCGCCATCGCTGACACTGGCGCGCAATCGGACCTTTGGTCTCTAGAGGGATTTCTCGCCTGTGGATTCTCTCGCGATGACTTGTACCCTGTCTGTCTCGGATTGTCTGCTGCCAATCgctcccccattaacattgtagGAGCATTCTTCGCCGAGCTCTCAACTGTCCCCGGTCGTGGTGATGTAGCGGTGACCTCCTGCCGCTGCATGATGTATGTGAGCAACTCCGTCCGTGCCATGTACCTCTCTTATGATACGCTGCTCAACCTCGGACTCTTACCTGTTGGCTTCCCGTCTGGCGACAACCTGGTAGGAACCAGTGGCGTTCAGGGTCCTGTCGCCCCTGATGCGACGGTCACGCTGCCGCCTTTCAATGCTATACGGTCCATTAATGGTGGCTGTAAAGGTCCATACGGTCCCCGTGACACGCACTGCTTCTGTCCCCAGCGTACAGCCCCTCCACCACGTCCTACGGAGCTGCCATTCCCTTGTACACCGGAAAATAATGGTCGGATGAAGGCCTGGCTCCTCAACAGATACGCCTCATCTACTTTCAACACCTGCCCTCACCGGCCTTTGCCATGTATGGATGGCCCACCCATCGAAATTCATGTGGATCCGGCGGCTACGCCTAAGGCTTGCCACACCGCCGCCACCATACCTCTGCACTGGCAGCAACAGGTCTACGATGACCTCCTGCGGGACGAAGCCCTTGGCGTCATTGAACGTGTTCCTTACGGCGATCCTGTAACTTGGTGCCATCGTATGGTCGTCACTCGGAAGCATGACGGCTCCCCCCGCAGGACGGTGGACCTCTCCCCTCTCAACAAGTTCTGCCAGCGCGAAACCTTCGCTACTGAATCCCCATTCCGCCTTGCGCGTCGCATCCCGAAAGGCACTTGGAAGTCCGTGACTGATGCCTGGAATGGCTACCATAGTGTGCCCCTTCGTGAGTCGGATCGTCACCTGACGACCTTTATCACGCCCTTTGGCCGCTGGCGTTACACTAGGGCGCCTCAAGGCTTTCTGTCATCGGGGGATGGATACAACCGTCGTTTTGATGCTGTCCTCTCTGACTTCGAGCGCAAGGAGCGCTGTGTGGACGACACTGTCCACTACGACACTGACCTTGAACAGCACTGGTGGAGGACCATTGACTTTCTCGCACGTGTCGGTCGGTCAGGGATTGTGTTGAATGCTGACAAGTTCCAATTTGCGGAAAAATGTGTTGATTTTGCTGGGTTCAGAGTCTCTGACGCCTCCATCGAACCACTCCCCAAGTACTTGGATGCAATTAGGGACTTTCCCTCCCCAGTGTCTACGACTGACATCAGAAGTTGGTTTGGCCTTGTCAATCAGGTGGCCAACTATGCGCAGTTGCGTGACACGATGGCGCCATTCAAGCAGTTCCTCAGCCCCCGCTGCAAGTTCTCCTGGTCTTCTGAATTGGAGGAAGCGTTCCAGGCGTCCAAGCTATCCATTATTGGAGCCATCCGCGAGGGCGTGGAGATCTACGACATGCGGAAACGTACCTGCCTCCGCCCAGACTGGTCCAGGTGTGGTATTGGTTACTTCCTGCTCCAACAGCATTGCGATTGCGCCTCTGGTGTACCTGATTGTTGCTCGGGGGGTTGGAAGATCACCCTGGCTGGCTCTCGTTTCCTGTCTTCGGCGGAGCAGCGCTATGCTGCCATCGAAGGTGAGGCCCTTGCTGTGGCCTGGGGCCTTGAGCAAACGAAGTATTTCACACAGGGTTGTGACAACCTTGTTGTGGTTACCGACCATAAGCCCCTGGTTAAGATCTTTGGCGATCGCACGCTGGATGAAATTACTAACTCTCGCCTATTCAGACTTAAACAACGCACCCTCCCATGGCGCTTTGACATTGTGCACCTACCTGGCAAGAGTAACCACGCCGCTGATGCTGCCTCGAGGCATCCGTCTCTCTCTGGACCGGTGGATGAGCCACCGGTGAAGTTGTGTAGTGTGCCTGATGTGGTGGAGTCAGCACTAATGGCCTCCATCCGTGTGGATGCGCAGGATCTCGGTGCCATATCGTGGTCCCTCCTCGCACAGGAAACTGCGGCCGATGCGTGCTTCGCCCGGGTCCTGCACCTCATCGAGAATGAGGGTAGGATTGATGCGAGCGACCCCGCCCTGGCGGGCCTGTCCCCGGTCTGTGAATCGATCTACGCGCAGGATGGTGTCCTGCTGTATCACGACCGCGTCGTTGTCCCTCCATCCCTTCGTGGTAGGGTCCTTCAGTATCTCCACGCTGCTCACCAGGGCGTTTCTGCGATGGAGCAGCGTGCTCGTGCTATAGTCTACTGGCCTGGGATGGCCAAGGAGATACATGCCACCAGGTACGGCTGTGCTGACTGCAACCGCAACGCCCCTTCGCAGGCAGCCACACCGCCTCTGCCGTCGTCGCCTCCGTCCACCCCGTTCGAGGCTGTGTTCGCCGACTTCTTTGACTATGGCGGGCGCCACTACTTGGTCGTTGGGGATCGGCTCTCGGGCTGGGTGGAGGTTCTGAGCTCTACGGCGGGCACGGATCTGGGTGGCTCGGCTGGTCTGGTTCGGCACCTCCGTTCTTTCTTCGCTACCTTTGGGGTGCCTGAGGAGCTTTCGAGCGATGGTGGTCCTGAGTTCATGTCGAGCCACACTGAGAACTTCTTCCGCTTATGGTGCATCAGGCATCGTGTGTCCTCGGTCGGTTTCCCGCAGTCGAATGGGAGAGCTGAGGTCGCTGTGAAGACTGCTAAGCGCCTCCTTGTTTCTAATACCGGCCCTACTGGCACCCTCGACAATGACCGCTTTCTGCGTGCCATGTTGCAGTTGCGTAACACCCCTGATCCTGACTGCAACCTCTCCCCGGCTCAGATTATCTTTGGTCGCCCCCTTAGGGACTCACTCTCTTTCATCAACAGGCTGGAGAAGTTCTCTAGCCCGCACATCCGTCCTCTATGGCGCCAGGCTTGGGCGGCCAAGGAGGACGCTCTCCGTACCCGCTTGTCCCGTACTACTGAATCGCTGAGGGCTCATTCGAGGCCTCTCCGCCCGCTGGCGCTCGGCGAGACAGTGTTCATCCAGAATCAGATGGGTCCGAGCCCTCATAAGTGGGACAGGTCGGGTGTGGTGGTGGAGTCGCTGGGCCACGATCAGTACCGTGTCAAGGTCGACGGGTCAGGGCGCCTGACTTTGCGCAACCGTCGCTTCCTCCGCGCCTTCACGCCGGCTGCCCCCTGCATTGGGCAGCCTCCGTCGGGTTCGTTGCCACTGCCCCTTGCCCAGGTGCTGGTTCCCCCGTCGGTGCTTACGGGCCCTGTGGTGTCCCGGGTGAATCCTCGCCTGCCGAACGATGTGCCCCGCGACTCGGCCTCGGATGTGGACGTGCCTGCGCCGAGTGATGGACCTCCCGTGGGGCTCGTGGCCCGTGGGGTTCCTGTCGCTGTTGATGCGGCTCCGGCTGCCACGACCCCGCCTTCGCGGTCGCCACCTTTGTTGCCCCCTACCCCTCATCCATGTCGTGTGAGGAGGCCGCCCAGGCGATATGAGCCTGAGAGTGGCCGTTGGATTCGTGGCTGA